One genomic segment of Mycolicibacterium chubuense NBB4 includes these proteins:
- a CDS encoding TetR/AcrR family transcriptional regulator has translation MAERWTRQRRMEHTRALLLDAAEEVVARQGFGAAALEVIADAAGYTRGAIYSHFGTKEELFLAVMERQLQRFLDGFADVVDSFRSLDELDVDKLAQRWRDLTIGNPDRAALGYEFTLFLVRNPEARARVAAQRRQTADSLAEYISSHIDAIGGRMRIPAATLARTLIATNEGVTLGSHVDSDDLYRPFLEMILANVEPSDVSRGT, from the coding sequence GTGGCGGAGCGGTGGACGAGGCAGCGGCGGATGGAGCACACCCGCGCCCTGCTGCTCGACGCCGCCGAAGAGGTGGTGGCGCGGCAGGGTTTCGGTGCTGCCGCGCTGGAGGTCATCGCCGATGCCGCGGGTTACACCCGCGGCGCGATCTACTCACACTTCGGCACGAAGGAGGAGCTGTTCCTTGCCGTGATGGAACGCCAGTTGCAGCGCTTCCTCGACGGCTTCGCCGACGTCGTCGACTCGTTCCGGTCTCTCGACGAGTTGGATGTCGACAAGCTGGCCCAACGCTGGCGCGACCTGACGATCGGCAACCCGGACCGGGCCGCACTGGGCTATGAATTCACCCTGTTCCTGGTGCGCAACCCCGAGGCGCGGGCCCGGGTGGCCGCGCAGCGACGCCAGACCGCGGACTCACTGGCCGAGTACATTTCCAGTCACATCGACGCGATCGGCGGCCGGATGCGCATTCCCGCCGCGACCCTGGCCCGGACCCTCATCGCCACCAACGAGGGCGTCACCCTGGGTAGTCACGTCGACTCCGACGACCTGTACCGGCCGTTCCTCGAGATGATCCTCGCGAACGTCGAGCCGTCCGACGTCAGTCGGGGAACTTGA
- a CDS encoding TetR/AcrR family transcriptional regulator: protein MAERWTRERRLEHTRSVLLDAAEEVFAEKGFTSATLDDIARAAGYTKGAIYKHFATKEELFLAVSDRYWRRYFENFSEVMSSARRVGARELDEIAARWRQLSLDRGAEHAALGLEFSLYLLRNPDARDRVAAKRSEVVDALAAFIVDGVGRMGATLLISPLTFAQTLVATSDSVVLGSQLDDVDLYRPIVEMYVSAIKFPD, encoded by the coding sequence ATGGCGGAGCGATGGACGCGCGAACGGCGGCTCGAGCACACGCGGTCGGTCCTGCTCGATGCCGCGGAGGAGGTGTTCGCTGAAAAAGGCTTCACCTCAGCGACTCTCGACGACATCGCCCGTGCGGCCGGCTACACCAAAGGTGCCATTTACAAACACTTCGCGACGAAGGAAGAACTCTTCCTCGCGGTGAGTGACCGCTACTGGCGGCGCTACTTCGAAAATTTCTCTGAGGTGATGTCGTCCGCTCGGCGGGTCGGAGCCCGGGAACTCGACGAGATCGCCGCGCGGTGGCGGCAGCTCAGCCTGGACCGCGGCGCTGAGCACGCCGCGCTCGGCTTGGAGTTCAGCTTGTACCTGCTGCGCAATCCCGACGCGCGGGACCGGGTCGCGGCCAAGAGGTCGGAGGTCGTCGATGCGCTGGCCGCGTTCATCGTCGACGGCGTCGGCCGAATGGGAGCGACATTGTTGATTTCACCCCTGACCTTCGCCCAGACCCTGGTGGCCACCAGCGACTCGGTGGTTCTCGGCAGTCAGCTCGACGACGTCGATCTCTACCGGCCGATCGTCGAGATGTATGTCTCGGCGATCAAGTTCCCCGACTGA
- a CDS encoding spirocyclase AveC family protein, producing MSDLTNKKPVLESPSARDQPGVQAAARSNRVTIWATAGGALLALQIYVWVRWVTGPYFQRVPGGPMEPPMYMKAFLTFDAILVCVGLPVAVWWFLVRPWRRERRITLDGMLLVSMGLMFFQDPLLNYFNTWCTYNTWLWNRGSWSSNIPGWVSPEEPGRQVAEPLLINAPGYAAGVLMITIFCCWVMRKIKGRWPTISNLRLILVTYAFTIVLDFVMEAGFMLPFGLYTYPGAIRSVSLFAGTYHQWPVYEGLMWGAVQAGLCCLRFFTDDRGRTVVERGLDHVRGGFARQQTVRFLAIFAAVSACFFFFYNVPAQWIAMHADPWPADHMQRSYFTGGICGDGTDVPCPDPSLPIPTKRSGFIDVRGQLVLPDGAQLPEVVPFERGGAGR from the coding sequence GTGAGCGATCTGACGAACAAGAAGCCGGTGCTCGAATCGCCGAGTGCACGAGACCAACCGGGCGTCCAGGCCGCGGCCCGGAGTAATCGGGTCACGATCTGGGCTACTGCCGGGGGCGCTCTGCTCGCCCTGCAGATCTACGTCTGGGTTCGGTGGGTCACGGGCCCCTACTTCCAGCGCGTGCCGGGCGGTCCGATGGAGCCGCCGATGTACATGAAAGCCTTCCTCACCTTCGATGCCATCCTGGTGTGCGTCGGCTTGCCGGTCGCGGTCTGGTGGTTCCTCGTCAGACCCTGGCGCCGCGAACGCAGAATCACGCTCGACGGCATGCTCCTGGTGTCGATGGGCCTGATGTTCTTCCAGGACCCACTGCTCAACTACTTCAACACGTGGTGCACCTACAACACCTGGCTGTGGAACCGGGGGTCGTGGTCGTCGAACATCCCCGGGTGGGTGTCGCCCGAGGAACCGGGCCGTCAAGTCGCCGAACCGCTGTTGATCAACGCTCCGGGATACGCGGCGGGCGTTCTGATGATCACGATCTTCTGCTGCTGGGTCATGCGAAAGATCAAGGGGCGCTGGCCCACCATCAGCAACCTACGGCTGATCCTCGTCACGTACGCGTTCACCATCGTGCTCGACTTCGTCATGGAAGCCGGGTTCATGCTGCCCTTCGGGCTCTACACCTATCCCGGGGCGATTCGCTCGGTGTCCCTCTTCGCCGGGACGTACCACCAGTGGCCCGTCTACGAAGGGCTGATGTGGGGAGCGGTCCAGGCCGGGCTGTGCTGTCTGCGGTTCTTCACCGACGACCGCGGCCGCACCGTGGTCGAACGCGGCCTCGACCATGTCCGCGGAGGGTTCGCACGCCAGCAGACCGTGCGCTTTCTCGCCATCTTCGCCGCGGTCAGCGCCTGCTTCTTCTTTTTCTACAACGTTCCCGCGCAATGGATCGCCATGCACGCCGACCCGTGGCCGGCGGACCACATGCAGCGGTCGTATTTCACCGGGGGTATCTGCGGAGACGGCACCGACGTGCCCTGTCCCGACCCAAGCCTGCCGATACCCACCAAGCGGTCCGGCTTCATCGACGTCCGCGGACAGCTCGTGCTGCCGGACGGCGCGCAGCTGCCCGAGGTCGTGCCGTTCGAACGCGGAGGTGCCGGCCGCTAG
- a CDS encoding acyl-CoA dehydrogenase family protein encodes MRLTFDDDVEEFRAQFIAFLDAHLPGEAEAVVERSRSSSHVPEWARRWQRLQFDHGWLLPGNPPEHGGRNASVLQQFVHREELSRRRVYHSFNPQGVGIIAASLLSFGTDEQKRRWAVPILRGEVTASLAMSEPGAGSDLAGLRTRATRDGDHFVVDGQKVWTSGAHDADVLLAFVRTDPNAPKHKGISALLIPGDAPGVERRPFASVHDRTNLDFNEVFFTDVRVPAHNLVGPLHGGWHVANGSLGHERTMMWMAFANRLEQLLEDFRPTDELERDRYATMVMDHHALRLLGSAALGQAARGHRDVPAVSVLKVLGSEAEQNAAGYALAASGADGLIDPALTALYNPYSPELFTGSWFARYVSTYAGTIAGGTSEVQRNIIAQRVLRLPAR; translated from the coding sequence GTGCGCTTGACATTCGACGATGACGTCGAAGAATTCCGTGCGCAGTTCATCGCCTTCCTCGACGCCCATCTGCCCGGCGAGGCCGAAGCCGTAGTGGAGCGGTCCCGGTCGTCGTCTCATGTCCCGGAGTGGGCGCGCCGTTGGCAACGGCTGCAGTTCGACCACGGCTGGCTGCTGCCCGGGAACCCGCCGGAACACGGCGGCCGCAACGCCAGTGTCCTGCAGCAGTTCGTCCACCGTGAGGAGCTGTCGCGACGCCGGGTCTACCACTCCTTCAATCCTCAGGGCGTGGGGATCATCGCCGCGTCCCTGCTGTCCTTCGGCACCGACGAGCAGAAGCGGCGGTGGGCCGTGCCGATCCTGCGAGGCGAGGTCACGGCTTCGCTGGCGATGAGCGAGCCGGGTGCGGGATCCGACCTGGCCGGGTTACGGACGCGCGCAACGCGAGACGGCGACCACTTCGTCGTCGACGGGCAGAAGGTGTGGACGTCGGGCGCTCACGACGCCGATGTGCTGCTCGCCTTCGTCCGCACGGATCCGAACGCGCCGAAGCACAAGGGCATCAGTGCGCTCCTCATTCCGGGCGATGCGCCCGGTGTCGAGCGCAGACCCTTCGCGTCGGTGCACGATCGCACCAACCTCGACTTCAACGAGGTGTTCTTCACCGATGTGCGCGTGCCCGCGCACAACCTGGTGGGCCCGTTGCACGGCGGTTGGCACGTGGCCAACGGGTCGCTGGGCCACGAGCGCACGATGATGTGGATGGCCTTCGCCAATCGGCTGGAGCAACTGCTCGAGGATTTCCGGCCGACCGACGAACTGGAGCGCGACCGCTACGCGACGATGGTCATGGACCATCACGCGCTGCGGCTGCTCGGCTCTGCGGCACTGGGTCAGGCCGCCCGCGGCCACCGTGACGTCCCCGCCGTGTCGGTGCTCAAGGTGCTCGGGTCGGAGGCCGAGCAGAACGCCGCCGGGTACGCGCTCGCGGCGTCCGGCGCCGACGGACTGATCGACCCTGCGCTGACCGCGCTGTACAACCCCTACAGTCCCGAATTGTTCACCGGCAGCTGGTTCGCGCGCTACGTCAGCACCTATGCCGGGACCATCGCCGGCGGCACCTCGGAGGTTCAGCGCAACATCATTGCGCAGCGGGTGCTGCGGTTGCCTGCACGCTGA
- a CDS encoding NAD-dependent epimerase/dehydratase family protein, with protein MRYDLWEGPTNEGAALLDGEKILITGATGKIAFPIARALAARNDVWGAARLRDPADRERLAAAGVTPVPFDLSDGRFGSLPDDFTYVFHAAVDPGQDDWARCVETNAHNSGELLYRCRSAKGFVLCSTGSIYGYRGQRPLTESDPPGVPLRANYSFSKVAAEAVCGWVARHFEIPLTIIRICSTYGPEGGAPADRLESILARRPIRLHPDRPNNYNPIYEDDYVELGIRAMEVATNPPQVVNWAGSETVSVEEYCRYLGELVGIEPVFEYTPDAHTPLWPDVTHMHDVLGRTRVGWREGFRRMVAARHPELTLADERATT; from the coding sequence ATGCGCTATGACTTATGGGAGGGACCGACGAACGAAGGGGCGGCGTTGCTCGACGGCGAGAAGATCCTGATCACCGGCGCTACGGGCAAGATCGCCTTTCCCATCGCACGGGCGCTCGCCGCGCGTAACGACGTGTGGGGTGCGGCGCGGCTGCGGGATCCCGCTGACCGCGAGCGGCTCGCGGCGGCGGGGGTCACGCCGGTGCCCTTCGATCTCAGCGACGGCCGGTTCGGCTCACTGCCAGACGATTTCACCTACGTGTTCCATGCCGCCGTCGACCCGGGGCAGGACGACTGGGCCCGCTGCGTCGAAACGAACGCCCACAATTCCGGCGAACTGCTCTACCGTTGCCGCTCCGCCAAGGGGTTCGTGCTGTGCTCGACCGGTTCGATCTACGGATACCGGGGTCAGCGTCCACTCACCGAGTCCGATCCGCCGGGCGTCCCGCTACGCGCGAACTACAGTTTCTCCAAGGTCGCCGCCGAAGCCGTATGCGGCTGGGTCGCCCGCCACTTCGAGATACCCCTGACGATAATCCGCATCTGTTCTACTTATGGCCCGGAGGGCGGGGCACCCGCCGATCGACTCGAGTCGATCCTGGCGCGCAGGCCCATCCGGCTGCATCCCGATCGGCCGAACAACTACAACCCGATCTACGAGGACGACTACGTCGAATTGGGCATCCGGGCCATGGAGGTCGCGACGAACCCACCGCAGGTGGTGAACTGGGCCGGCAGCGAGACCGTCAGCGTCGAGGAGTACTGCCGATACCTCGGCGAACTGGTCGGCATCGAACCGGTCTTCGAGTACACCCCGGATGCGCACACGCCGCTGTGGCCCGACGTGACCCATATGCACGACGTGCTCGGTAGGACGAGAGTCGGCTGGCGCGAGGGCTTTCGGCGCATGGTGGCCGCCCGCCACCCCGAACTCACGCTCGCCGACGAGCGCGCAACGACCTGA
- a CDS encoding LLM class F420-dependent oxidoreductase → MRIGVMVGSDRDRARSDRLSGLLTDGVAAEAAGFTSFWFPQVPGYLDAMTAVALIGQATTTIELGTAVVPIQTRHPMILAQQALTTQAACGGRFALGIGASHDWIINGQLGLSYDRPVGEVRDNLDVLSAAFAGPGTVDVENRTFCVHSPVDVTDIRPPAVLLAALGPTMLRIAGETADGTILWMADERAIGDHVVPRITKAAEAAGRPAPRVVAGVPVAVCAPDEVDAARRRASELLGHAHFSPNYVRLLEHGDADDVGDTMAAGDESTVLARLRRYRDAGVTDLAARVVPFGADDDIRRASGDRTRAFLASIAPEL, encoded by the coding sequence ATGCGCATCGGTGTGATGGTCGGCTCCGACAGGGACCGCGCGCGCAGTGACCGGCTGAGCGGCCTTCTCACCGACGGCGTCGCGGCAGAAGCCGCCGGATTCACGTCGTTCTGGTTTCCGCAGGTGCCCGGCTACCTCGACGCGATGACGGCGGTAGCGCTAATCGGACAGGCGACCACGACGATCGAACTCGGCACAGCTGTGGTGCCGATCCAGACCCGCCACCCGATGATCCTCGCGCAGCAGGCTCTGACTACGCAGGCGGCATGCGGAGGCCGGTTCGCGCTCGGGATCGGGGCGTCCCACGATTGGATCATCAACGGGCAGTTGGGCCTTTCCTACGATCGGCCCGTCGGTGAGGTCCGCGACAATCTCGACGTGCTGTCGGCGGCCTTCGCGGGCCCCGGCACGGTCGACGTCGAGAACCGCACCTTCTGCGTGCACAGTCCGGTCGACGTGACCGACATCCGGCCGCCCGCAGTCCTACTCGCCGCCCTCGGTCCCACCATGCTCCGCATCGCGGGCGAGACCGCCGACGGGACGATCCTCTGGATGGCCGATGAGCGTGCGATCGGCGATCACGTCGTGCCGCGCATCACCAAAGCCGCCGAAGCTGCGGGACGCCCGGCACCCCGCGTGGTGGCGGGGGTACCCGTGGCGGTGTGCGCCCCGGATGAGGTGGACGCGGCACGCCGCCGAGCGAGCGAACTGCTCGGGCACGCCCATTTCTCGCCGAACTACGTGCGCCTGCTCGAGCATGGTGACGCCGACGACGTGGGCGACACGATGGCCGCCGGAGACGAGTCGACGGTGTTGGCGCGGTTGCGCCGCTACCGCGACGCCGGGGTCACTGATCTCGCCGCGAGGGTGGTTCCGTTCGGCGCCGATGACGACATCCGGCGGGCATCGGGTGACCGCACGCGTGCGTTCCTCGCGTCGATCGCGCCGGAGCTCTAG
- a CDS encoding HNH endonuclease signature motif containing protein — protein MSSPAPSLAASRRADERLAVLFEELAELTGQRNAIDGRIVEIVAEVDRDRLWAAAGARSVASLVAWKAGVTPARAETIATLAHRLDGFPLCHQGLREGRLSLDQVGTIAERAADGSDEHYAELAASATVTQLRFALKLAPKPKPEPRPEPEVEPEPDHTPEPAPAPQPSISKTSDEHSTTWRITLPALEAAKFDAALASHQDALITDWKRDHDTEAADGSGQHGSGQPGSGQRPPMPTTADAFLALVEASWDAETSRRPHGQHTTVVAHLDLDKPVAALHLGPLLSDADRRYLTCDATCEVWFERHGRPIGAGRTTRTVNRRLRRALEHRDRCCAVPGCGATHGLHAHHIRHWEDGGPTDLNNLVLVCPYHHRAHHRGLITITGPADQLVVTDGAGRALSSASLARTPTTPPPAAAPYKGPTGERADWWWYEPFQPQPPPSKN, from the coding sequence ATGTCCTCGCCTGCACCGTCTTTGGCCGCTTCGCGGCGTGCCGATGAGCGGTTGGCGGTGTTGTTCGAGGAGTTGGCCGAGCTGACCGGCCAGCGCAACGCGATCGACGGCCGCATCGTCGAGATCGTCGCCGAAGTCGACCGCGACCGGCTGTGGGCGGCCGCGGGAGCACGGTCGGTGGCGTCGCTGGTGGCGTGGAAGGCCGGGGTGACCCCGGCACGCGCGGAGACCATCGCCACCCTCGCCCACCGGCTCGACGGGTTCCCGCTGTGCCACCAAGGCTTGCGCGAGGGCCGACTCTCCCTCGATCAAGTCGGCACCATCGCCGAGCGGGCCGCCGACGGCTCCGACGAGCACTACGCCGAGTTGGCCGCCTCGGCCACGGTGACCCAGCTGCGGTTCGCCCTCAAACTCGCCCCCAAACCGAAACCCGAACCCAGGCCCGAACCCGAGGTCGAGCCGGAGCCCGACCACACACCGGAGCCTGCGCCCGCGCCGCAACCGTCGATCAGCAAGACCAGCGACGAGCACAGCACCACCTGGCGGATCACCCTGCCCGCACTGGAGGCCGCCAAGTTCGACGCCGCGCTGGCCTCCCACCAGGACGCGCTGATCACCGACTGGAAACGCGACCACGACACCGAAGCCGCCGACGGCTCAGGCCAGCACGGCTCGGGCCAACCCGGCTCGGGGCAGCGGCCGCCGATGCCCACCACCGCGGATGCGTTCCTGGCCCTGGTCGAAGCGAGCTGGGACGCCGAAACCAGCCGCCGCCCCCACGGGCAGCACACCACCGTGGTCGCGCACCTCGACCTCGACAAGCCGGTGGCCGCCCTACACCTGGGTCCGCTGCTCTCCGACGCCGACCGCCGATACCTGACCTGCGACGCCACCTGCGAGGTGTGGTTCGAACGCCACGGCCGGCCGATCGGCGCGGGCCGCACGACGCGAACGGTCAACCGGCGGCTGCGCCGCGCCCTCGAACACCGCGACCGCTGCTGCGCCGTGCCCGGCTGCGGGGCCACCCACGGGCTGCACGCCCACCACATCCGGCACTGGGAAGACGGCGGCCCCACCGACCTGAACAACCTCGTCCTCGTCTGCCCCTACCACCACCGGGCCCACCACCGCGGCCTGATCACCATCACCGGACCCGCCGACCAGCTCGTCGTCACCGACGGCGCCGGCCGCGCCCTGAGCAGCGCCTCGCTGGCCCGCACCCCGACCACACCGCCACCCGCGGCGGCACCCTACAAAGGCCCCACCGGCGAACGCGCCGACTGGTGGTGGTACGAACCCTTCCAACCCCAACCACCACCGAGCAAAAACTAG
- a CDS encoding TetR/AcrR family transcriptional regulator, translating into MVRSVTSTDAAAGADRGQRRASFQRARSHETKRMLVQAAMALWRTKGYAATTVADICTAAGVSKALFYFYFPRKEDVLFEVGVLSTQSAHRTIHALLDKPYDIEAVILAALTAFERSMARNPRELIIETILEGYRHEHRILAAETPPDVDADMFTELFSRAHDDKKLPRGVDVTHLAYLAQTLVSEGARHWAAGAFGDRSFADVVTADICTLINGYSTKPRRRRPHVGLRDRP; encoded by the coding sequence ATGGTGCGATCTGTGACGTCGACGGATGCTGCGGCGGGTGCTGACCGCGGTCAGCGTCGCGCGTCGTTTCAGCGTGCGCGGTCACACGAGACCAAGCGGATGCTGGTGCAGGCTGCGATGGCGCTGTGGCGGACCAAGGGCTACGCCGCCACCACGGTGGCCGACATCTGTACGGCCGCAGGCGTTTCGAAAGCTCTGTTCTACTTCTACTTTCCCCGCAAAGAAGATGTGCTGTTCGAAGTCGGCGTGCTGTCGACACAGTCGGCACACCGTACGATCCACGCACTGCTCGACAAGCCGTACGACATCGAGGCCGTGATCCTGGCCGCGCTCACCGCATTCGAGCGGTCGATGGCACGGAACCCGCGTGAGCTCATCATCGAGACGATCCTCGAGGGCTATCGGCACGAGCACCGCATCCTCGCCGCCGAGACGCCGCCCGACGTCGACGCCGACATGTTCACCGAGTTGTTCAGCCGCGCACACGACGACAAGAAGCTGCCGCGCGGAGTGGACGTCACCCACCTCGCCTACCTGGCGCAGACCCTGGTGAGCGAGGGCGCTCGCCACTGGGCGGCCGGCGCGTTCGGCGACCGGTCCTTCGCCGACGTGGTGACCGCCGACATCTGCACGCTCATCAACGGATACTCGACAAAACCCCGACGCAGGAGGCCACATGTGGGACTTCGAGACCGACCCTGA
- a CDS encoding acyl-CoA dehydrogenase family protein, whose product MWDFETDPEYQQLLDWADGFVREEVEPLDLVWPHLQFTPLTETRRRVIDPLKEQVRRKGLWATHLGPDLGGQGYGQLKLALLNEVLGRSQWAPVIFGCQAPDTGNAEIIAHYGTPEQKQRYLKPLLDGELFSSYSMTEPQGGADPTQFTTRAVRDGDDWVINGWKYFSSNANTASFLIVMVVTNPDVSPYQGMSMFLLPTDTPGVNIVRNVGLHGESDGHGSHALIHYDNVRVPDSALLGGEGQAFVIAQTRLGGGRIHHAMRTIGLSRKALDMMCERALSRQTQGSRLSDKQFVQGYIADSYAQLLQFRLMVLYTAWEIDKYNDYKKVRKDIAAVKVVMPSVLHDIAWRAMQVHGALGVTNEVPFLGMVTGAAVMGLADGPTEVHKATVAKQVLRDYTASEDVWPSEWLPRKRDAARARFAEFLEHEVGNQ is encoded by the coding sequence ATGTGGGACTTCGAGACCGACCCTGAATACCAGCAACTCCTGGACTGGGCGGACGGCTTCGTACGGGAGGAGGTCGAACCGCTCGACCTGGTCTGGCCGCACCTGCAGTTCACTCCGCTGACCGAGACGCGCCGCAGGGTGATCGACCCACTCAAGGAGCAGGTGCGCCGAAAGGGGCTGTGGGCCACACATCTCGGTCCGGACCTCGGCGGGCAGGGCTACGGCCAGCTGAAGCTGGCGCTGCTCAACGAGGTCCTCGGCCGCTCGCAGTGGGCGCCGGTCATCTTCGGCTGCCAGGCGCCGGACACCGGGAATGCCGAGATCATCGCGCATTACGGAACTCCCGAGCAGAAGCAGCGATACCTGAAGCCGCTGCTCGACGGCGAACTGTTCTCCAGCTACTCGATGACCGAACCGCAGGGCGGAGCGGATCCCACCCAGTTCACCACTCGCGCCGTCCGCGACGGCGACGACTGGGTGATCAACGGCTGGAAGTACTTCTCCTCCAACGCGAACACCGCGTCGTTCCTGATCGTCATGGTGGTGACCAATCCCGACGTCAGTCCCTATCAAGGCATGTCGATGTTCCTGCTGCCGACGGACACGCCCGGTGTGAACATCGTCCGCAACGTCGGCCTGCACGGCGAATCCGACGGCCACGGCAGTCACGCGCTGATCCACTACGACAATGTGCGGGTGCCGGACTCGGCGCTGCTGGGCGGGGAGGGCCAAGCCTTCGTCATCGCCCAGACCCGGCTCGGCGGCGGCCGTATCCACCACGCGATGCGCACCATCGGGCTGTCGCGCAAGGCGCTGGACATGATGTGCGAACGTGCGCTGAGCCGCCAGACCCAGGGCAGCCGGCTGTCGGACAAGCAGTTCGTCCAGGGCTACATCGCCGATTCGTACGCCCAACTGCTGCAGTTCCGATTGATGGTGCTCTACACCGCGTGGGAGATCGACAAGTACAACGACTACAAGAAGGTGCGCAAGGACATCGCCGCCGTCAAGGTCGTGATGCCCAGCGTGCTGCACGACATCGCCTGGCGGGCAATGCAAGTCCACGGCGCGCTCGGCGTCACCAACGAGGTGCCGTTCCTCGGGATGGTCACCGGTGCAGCGGTCATGGGTCTGGCCGACGGGCCGACCGAGGTGCACAAGGCGACGGTGGCCAAGCAGGTGCTGCGCGACTACACCGCCAGCGAGGACGTGTGGCCCTCGGAATGGCTGCCGCGCAAGCGCGATGCCGCCCGCGCCCGGTTCGCCGAATTCCTCGAGCACGAGGTCGGCAATCAGTGA
- a CDS encoding phosphotransferase family protein: MDGAALPGSGEPLKARFLSGGTQNVIYEICRGEHRCVLRMPPPGAPADRDKGILREWRIIEALDGSDVPHTEAVGVCSDPGVLGRPFYLMGFVDGWSPMDTHGKWPEPFDSDLSARPGLSYQLAEGIALLSKVDWRARGLQDLGRPDGFHERQVDRWTGFLDRIKRRDLPGLEVATDWLRAHKPLDFVPGLMHGDYQFANVMYHHGAPARLAAIVDWEMGTVGDPKLDLAWMVQSWPTGDDDAAAMSYVDMRGMPSRDDVVAHYAAVSGRQVDDLDYYLVLAKWKLAIVLEQGFQRAGDDEKLLAFGPVVTGLMASAADLAETTDYRG; this comes from the coding sequence ATGGACGGCGCGGCATTGCCCGGTTCGGGAGAGCCGCTGAAGGCGCGCTTCCTCTCCGGCGGCACGCAGAACGTCATCTACGAGATCTGCCGCGGCGAGCACCGATGCGTGTTGCGGATGCCGCCGCCGGGCGCGCCCGCCGACCGCGACAAGGGCATCCTGCGGGAATGGCGCATCATCGAGGCGCTCGACGGATCCGACGTCCCACACACCGAGGCCGTCGGCGTCTGCTCTGATCCCGGCGTGCTCGGCCGGCCGTTCTACCTCATGGGGTTCGTCGACGGATGGTCGCCGATGGACACGCACGGGAAATGGCCCGAGCCGTTCGACAGCGACCTGTCGGCTCGCCCCGGATTGAGTTATCAACTGGCCGAGGGTATTGCGCTGCTGTCGAAAGTGGACTGGCGGGCCAGGGGTCTGCAGGATCTGGGTCGGCCCGACGGCTTCCACGAGCGCCAAGTCGACCGGTGGACCGGATTCCTGGACCGGATCAAGCGGCGCGATTTGCCCGGCCTCGAGGTCGCCACCGATTGGCTGCGCGCACACAAGCCGCTCGACTTCGTTCCCGGCCTGATGCACGGGGACTATCAGTTCGCGAACGTCATGTATCACCACGGCGCGCCGGCCCGGCTCGCCGCCATCGTCGACTGGGAGATGGGCACCGTCGGCGACCCCAAGCTCGATCTGGCATGGATGGTGCAGTCGTGGCCGACCGGCGACGACGATGCCGCGGCCATGAGCTACGTCGACATGCGGGGGATGCCGTCGCGCGACGACGTGGTCGCCCACTACGCCGCGGTGTCGGGTCGCCAGGTCGACGACCTCGACTACTACCTGGTGTTGGCGAAGTGGAAATTGGCCATCGTTCTCGAACAAGGTTTCCAACGCGCGGGCGATGACGAGAAGCTGCTGGCTTTCGGGCCCGTGGTCACCGGACTGATGGCCTCGGCCGCCGACCTGGCCGAGACGACGGATTACCGGGGCTGA